In the genome of Ptychodera flava strain L36383 chromosome 13, AS_Pfla_20210202, whole genome shotgun sequence, one region contains:
- the LOC139148428 gene encoding thyrotropin-releasing hormone receptor-like has product MMAYWHWYLVLVFRINGIFGLEMKATTNSTMPPDFLDVTDKFTSSDHGMTTGSNGGESASIQTQRYFTGYSEPRRNDFQSYFTETSYETPTEDSCRIDKMSGALSCSETDVGTVATDIRELTTYIDESPGTVYGDVRTANQQVTTNGRRNTTRDLENTNNTSEPRITTQNITNSFRKLETIVPTTTYADKVVARNSTIEHNASLTDLESGSLVEFSEVNPYCFHPYLTKLIDVNSLKTIKSSCLSVILIIGIPSNLVTILVFSSWDRKAKTPGSFYLVAIAIADLIFLISIGLLRELMTIFVPYGHWSHGPLCRYNAVISSAAHSAVIWLVVAFAVERHIAVCHPLRKRYLSTIQRTRIIISLIYISCTILAVPKFFDLKYIRVTYTTNNNNTTVTKSYDICIYSDHGGEIFRIATEWGTTLLIFVPYITIITLNALVIRALRRRNNFLRSLSSRVGIKVKRRQHTITMVLLTVSFSFILSWGPTLCIKFYSCIQSMGVEIKSAPLAIGVLQLTSQVCENFNCAINFILYCILSSRYRNSLSRLGAVRGRGKAPPVAKSTTHAGFLSQWSHSVWSSLSLTKFKKTAKNSGPAGLRTQDKIVETP; this is encoded by the exons ATGATGGCTTACTGGCATTGGTATTTGGTGTTGGTTTTTAGAATCAATGGAATCTTTGGGCTGGAAATGAAAGCGACGACCAATAGCACTATGCCGCCAGATTTCTTGGACGTTACCGATAAGTTCACATCTTCGGATCATGGTATGACGACAGGCAGCAACGGCGGTGAGTCAGCAAGTATTCAAACACAAAGATACTTTACGGGATATTCTGAACCTAGAAGAAATGATTTCCAGTCATATTTTACCGAGACTAGTTATGAAACTCCAACTGAAGACTCTTGCCGGATTGACAAAATGTCTGGGGCTTTAAGTTGCTCCGAAACAGACGTCGGCACAGTCGCTACTGACATTAGAGAGTTGACGACATACATTGACGAAAGTCCAGGCACAGTTTATGGTGATGTGAGGACGGCAAACCAACAGGTCACTACCAACGGGAGGAGAAATACGACCAGAGATCTTGAAAACACCAACAATACATCTGAACCAAGAATTACGACGCAGAACATAACAAACTCGTTTAGAAAGCTAGAAACTATCGTGCCGACAACAACGTATGCCGATAAAGTGGTCGCGAGAAATTCAACTATCGAGCATAATGCATCTTTGACAGATCTCGAATCTGGTAGTCTAGTTGAATTTTCCGAAGTGAATCCGTACTGTTTTCATCCATATTTGACAAAACTTATTGATGTAAATTCTCTGAAGACTATAAAAAGTTCATGTTTGTCGGTCATTCTGATAATTGGCATCCCGTCAAACTTGGTGACAATTTTAGTGTTCAGCTCTTGGGATCGAAAGGCAAAAACTCCCGGAAGTTTTTATCTAGTTGCCATAGCAATTGCGGATTTAATTTTCCTAATTTCGATCGGACTATTGCGGGAACTGATGACCATATTTGTTCCCTACGGACACTGGTCGCACGGCCCGCTTTGTCGATACAATGCGGTGATATCTAGCGCTGCTCACAGTGCCGTCATTTGGTTAGTCGTGGCATTTGCCGTTGAACGACACATAGCCGTGTGTCATCCTCTTCGCAAACGATACCTGAGTACAATTCAACGGACACGCATCATCATATCGCTAATTTACATCTCTTGCACGATTCTCGCCGTGCCGAAATTCTTCGACCTCAAGTACATTCGTGTCACGTACACAACGAACAATAATAACACGACTGTGACGAAATCATACGACATCTGCATCTACAGTGACCACGGAGGAGAAATCTTTCGCATTGCTACCGAATGGGGAACGACATTGCTAATTTTCGTACCCTACATTACCATAATTACTCTGAATGCTCTGGTGATCCGCGCCTTGCGCCGTCGGAACAATTTCTTGCGTTCATTGTCCAGTAGGGTTGGAATAAAAGTTAAACGCCGACAGCATACAATAACAATGGTTCTTCTGACGGTTTCATTCTCCTTCATTCTCTCGTGGGGACCGACTTTGTGCATCAAATTTTACAGTTGTATTCAAA GCATGGGAGTGGAGATTAAAAGTGCACCATTAGCTATCGGAGTACTTCAGCTCACCAGTCAAGTCTGCGAAAATTTCAACTGTGCCATCAATTTCATTCTCTACTGTATTCTCAGCAGCCGATATCGCAACTCCCTCAGTCGTCTGGGAGCCGTGCGGGGAAGAGGAAAGGCGCCACCTGTGGCAAAATCTACAACTCATGCCGGTTTTCTGTCTCAGTGGTCCCACTCAGTCTGGTCGAGTTTGAGTCTCACTAAATTTAAGAAGACCGCCAAAAATTCGGGTCCGGCGGGATTAAGAACACAGGATAAAATTGTTGAAACACCTTAG